A portion of the Collinsella aerofaciens genome contains these proteins:
- a CDS encoding peptidoglycan D,D-transpeptidase FtsI family protein translates to MGFIGLGLGLGVFRLADYQIVEADKLRERADARRLLAQTLYAKRGTIYDRNGNVLASSVECRNIAVNPQLVEDVDKTVSALVKATGIDKKTCRKLVESDGTWVYIKRQVDEDDAAALEKKNLPGVLFEQAMKRVYPYGNLASQVLGVVNVDNDGLTGLEKQYNKLLTGTNGSLVRERARDGSYIAGGAYKKVAAVDGVDIVTTLDVNIQRAAEDALAEAVEKTKAKNGSALVTDPTTGEILAACSYPTYDQTNLENAKTEDMNLRLVTDAYEPGSVFKTLVAGAGFDLGVVRSSTSFEVPASIKVGDDTVTDADKRDYAMTMDVREMMRRSSNVGFVLVGRKIGADDFAAYVDKWGIGHSSGVDFPGESLGIVKERDQYDGATLGSMSFGQALSVSPIEIARAVGGIANGGVMMTPHFYKSSKGDEKDWGEGERAISEDAASQVTSCMQTVVSEGTGVGGAVDGYDVAGKTGTAERADENGGYLKENYMSSFMGFAPAQSPKVLCYITLDGTPSGSDAAAVPFQSIMANALDVLGIPHTK, encoded by the coding sequence ATGGGCTTCATTGGGCTTGGCTTGGGCTTGGGCGTCTTTCGCCTTGCCGACTATCAAATTGTCGAAGCCGATAAACTGCGCGAGCGTGCCGATGCGCGCCGCCTGCTTGCGCAGACCCTCTATGCCAAGCGTGGCACCATCTACGACCGCAACGGTAACGTGCTGGCGTCGTCGGTCGAATGTCGCAACATCGCCGTGAACCCCCAGCTTGTCGAGGATGTTGACAAGACGGTGTCGGCGCTGGTCAAGGCAACTGGAATCGATAAAAAGACCTGCCGCAAGCTCGTTGAGTCCGATGGAACCTGGGTGTATATCAAGCGCCAGGTGGACGAAGACGACGCTGCGGCGCTGGAGAAGAAGAACCTGCCCGGCGTGCTTTTTGAGCAGGCCATGAAGCGCGTATATCCATACGGCAATCTGGCATCGCAGGTGCTGGGTGTAGTGAATGTAGACAACGACGGCTTGACGGGTCTCGAAAAGCAATACAACAAGCTTCTGACCGGCACGAACGGTTCTCTCGTACGCGAGCGCGCGAGGGACGGCAGCTATATCGCGGGCGGTGCCTATAAAAAGGTGGCTGCGGTCGACGGCGTTGACATCGTGACGACGCTCGACGTCAATATCCAGCGTGCGGCCGAGGATGCCCTGGCAGAGGCTGTCGAGAAGACAAAGGCCAAGAACGGCTCGGCGCTGGTCACCGATCCTACGACAGGCGAGATCTTGGCAGCCTGCTCGTATCCGACCTACGACCAGACCAATTTGGAAAACGCCAAGACCGAGGATATGAACCTGCGCCTGGTCACCGACGCCTACGAGCCCGGCTCGGTCTTTAAGACGCTCGTGGCGGGCGCCGGCTTCGACTTGGGTGTCGTGCGGTCGAGTACGTCGTTTGAGGTGCCGGCGAGCATCAAGGTGGGTGACGATACCGTCACCGATGCCGACAAGCGCGACTACGCCATGACCATGGATGTGCGCGAGATGATGCGCCGTTCGTCCAACGTGGGATTTGTCCTGGTGGGGCGCAAGATCGGTGCCGACGACTTTGCCGCCTATGTGGACAAGTGGGGCATCGGTCACAGCTCTGGTGTCGATTTTCCGGGCGAGAGCCTGGGCATCGTCAAGGAGCGTGACCAGTATGACGGTGCCACGCTGGGATCGATGAGCTTTGGACAGGCGCTGTCTGTCTCGCCGATTGAGATCGCACGTGCCGTGGGCGGCATCGCCAACGGCGGCGTGATGATGACCCCGCACTTCTATAAGTCCAGCAAAGGCGACGAGAAGGACTGGGGCGAAGGCGAGCGCGCGATTTCGGAGGACGCCGCATCCCAGGTGACATCGTGCATGCAGACGGTCGTGTCGGAGGGAACGGGCGTTGGCGGCGCGGTTGACGGCTATGACGTGGCGGGTAAGACCGGTACGGCCGAACGTGCCGACGAGAACGGCGGCTACCTCAAGGAGAACTACATGTCGTCTTTTATGGGCTTTGCACCGGCACAATCGCCCAAGGTGCTGTGCTATATCACGCTCGACGGAACGCCGAGCGGCTCAGATGCCGCTGCGGTACCGTTCCAGTCCATTATGGCCAACGCGCTCGACGTGCTGGGTATCCCGCACACGAAGTAG
- a CDS encoding UDP-N-acetylmuramoyl-tripeptide--D-alanyl-D-alanine ligase produces MIEIAVNNLAAATGARTVTGEVDRVCRGCVIDSRQVEEGTIFVAFPGENVDGNDFASRAVQSGAGAVVMTREPEAELVSLAQDKGCAILLTDDPEEFLLRLAHTYRLELGCLVVGITGSIGKTTTKDVLAAVLAKRYRVWATKGNFNNLIGMPLTVLSAPADTEVLVLEMGMNHFHEIERLSQSANPNLAIVSKIGTSHIGILGSRENIARAKAEIVQGMCAAGDFLPLLVLGGEDDFTPFIRDTFAQPVGIDVMLAGVSDDDEVRARDVRVDDEGRPVFTLDFGQGETIDTMLAIPGVQSVPNAVKAAAVAYRLGVTPEQIDAAFRGLTITGHRQEIKRAKSGARVIDDSYNASAESMAAGLDLLCSLSCTGSRMAILGEMGEMGDEAPRMHELVGAYAAAKKLDMLACVGGELAQLMADAARMMGMDEDRIQVFSDYQQVLDRMGGALEKHDVVLVKGSRFVELDRFVEGVC; encoded by the coding sequence ATGATAGAGATCGCCGTCAACAACCTCGCGGCCGCAACAGGGGCCCGAACCGTGACGGGAGAAGTCGATCGGGTATGCCGCGGGTGCGTTATCGACTCGCGCCAGGTCGAGGAAGGGACGATTTTCGTCGCCTTTCCCGGTGAAAACGTCGACGGCAATGATTTTGCTTCCCGTGCCGTCCAGTCGGGTGCCGGCGCCGTCGTGATGACGCGTGAGCCCGAGGCCGAGCTGGTCTCGCTGGCGCAGGACAAGGGCTGTGCCATCTTGCTGACCGATGATCCCGAGGAGTTTCTGCTGCGTTTGGCGCACACGTACCGTCTGGAGCTTGGCTGCCTGGTCGTTGGTATTACCGGTTCCATCGGCAAGACGACGACCAAGGACGTGCTCGCCGCTGTGCTCGCCAAGCGCTATCGTGTCTGGGCCACCAAGGGCAATTTCAATAACCTGATCGGCATGCCGCTCACGGTGCTTTCCGCTCCGGCCGATACCGAGGTCCTGGTGCTCGAGATGGGCATGAACCATTTCCACGAGATCGAGCGCCTGTCCCAGTCCGCCAATCCCAACCTTGCCATCGTGAGCAAGATTGGTACCTCTCATATCGGCATTTTGGGTAGCCGCGAGAACATCGCCCGCGCTAAGGCCGAGATTGTCCAGGGTATGTGCGCCGCTGGCGACTTCTTGCCGCTGCTGGTTTTGGGCGGCGAGGACGACTTTACGCCGTTCATTCGCGATACGTTCGCCCAGCCTGTTGGTATCGACGTGATGCTGGCCGGCGTCTCGGACGATGATGAGGTCCGTGCCCGCGACGTTCGAGTTGATGACGAGGGCCGTCCGGTCTTTACTCTCGATTTTGGTCAGGGCGAGACAATCGATACCATGCTTGCCATCCCCGGCGTGCAGTCCGTCCCAAATGCCGTTAAGGCCGCCGCGGTTGCCTATCGCCTGGGCGTGACGCCCGAGCAGATCGATGCTGCCTTTAGAGGCCTCACGATCACCGGTCACCGCCAGGAGATCAAACGCGCCAAGAGCGGTGCCCGCGTCATTGACGATTCCTATAACGCCAGCGCCGAATCTATGGCTGCTGGCCTCGATCTACTGTGTTCGCTTTCCTGCACGGGGTCTCGCATGGCGATCTTGGGCGAGATGGGCGAGATGGGCGATGAGGCTCCTCGCATGCATGAACTCGTGGGCGCCTATGCTGCCGCCAAGAAGCTCGACATGCTGGCGTGCGTGGGTGGTGAGCTGGCCCAGCTTATGGCCGATGCCGCGCGCATGATGGGCATGGACGAGGACCGCATCCAGGTGTTCTCCGATTATCAGCAGGTGCTCGACCGCATGGGCGGCGCGCTTGAAAAACATGATGTTGTGCTGGTCAAGGGTTCCCGCTTTGTTGAGCTCGACCGCTTTGTGGAAGGTGTGTGCTAG
- the mraY gene encoding phospho-N-acetylmuramoyl-pentapeptide-transferase, translating into MFGNPSYPTYQAFLGLGIAAAIALLLMPWWIKLLKVEGIGQQVRADGPKRHLVKQGTPTMGGVVILVAISLTCLLMGKLTTELVLVLLATLATGVLGLIDDLTSVTHGRSLGLTPHAKMIGLTIICVTFTVLAVNWCGVAPEIRFPGGLTIDLGVLSTTICGLSFPWLYIVFCWLMIAGLSNAVNLTDGLDGLAGGTSMIAMLAMAAMAFLHGDVNLSIFCTACAGACLGFLWFNCYPASIFMGDTGSLALGAAFACTSIMTNTEVVSLIIGGLFIVETLSVMIQVVYFHFTHKRVFLMAPIHHHFEKKGWAETKVVIRFWIIAAAFGAVGLALFFQLG; encoded by the coding sequence ATGTTCGGCAATCCCTCGTATCCAACGTATCAGGCTTTTTTGGGGCTTGGCATCGCCGCTGCCATTGCGCTGCTGCTCATGCCGTGGTGGATCAAACTACTCAAGGTCGAGGGTATCGGCCAGCAGGTTCGTGCCGACGGCCCCAAGCGTCATTTGGTTAAGCAGGGAACGCCCACCATGGGTGGCGTTGTCATCCTCGTCGCGATCTCGCTGACCTGCCTGCTGATGGGCAAGCTCACCACCGAGCTCGTACTCGTGCTGCTCGCCACGCTGGCGACCGGCGTGCTGGGCCTGATCGACGACCTGACCTCCGTTACACATGGGCGCTCGCTCGGTCTGACGCCTCATGCCAAGATGATCGGCCTAACCATTATCTGTGTCACCTTTACGGTACTTGCCGTCAACTGGTGCGGCGTCGCCCCCGAGATTCGTTTTCCCGGCGGCCTGACGATCGACCTTGGCGTGCTTTCGACCACCATCTGCGGCCTTTCGTTCCCGTGGCTCTACATCGTATTTTGCTGGCTGATGATCGCTGGTCTTTCCAATGCCGTGAACCTGACCGATGGCCTTGACGGTCTTGCTGGCGGCACCTCCATGATCGCCATGCTCGCCATGGCTGCCATGGCGTTTTTGCATGGAGACGTGAACCTGTCCATCTTCTGCACCGCGTGTGCCGGTGCCTGCTTGGGCTTTCTGTGGTTCAACTGCTATCCGGCGAGCATCTTTATGGGCGATACCGGCTCGCTTGCCCTGGGCGCCGCGTTTGCCTGCACGTCCATCATGACCAACACCGAGGTCGTCTCCCTCATCATCGGCGGCCTATTTATCGTTGAGACCCTGTCGGTCATGATCCAGGTTGTCTACTTCCACTTTACGCACAAGCGCGTCTTCCTTATGGCGCCCATCCATCATCATTTCGAAAAGAAGGGCTGGGCCGAGACCAAGGTCGTCATCCGTTTTTGGATTATCGCTGCGGCATTTGGTGCCGTTGGCCTTGCTCTGTTCTTCCAGTTGGGATAG